The genomic segment GTTTATCATTTTGATCGTGGCGCTCATACCGATCACGGTATCGATCGTCGGCGTATCCTACGGGGTGCTCGGAACGATTCCGCCGCTCGTCATCGGGGCTGCCCCGTTTTTTGCGAGACTGGTGGAAACCTCGCTGCGCGAGGTGGATCGGGGTGTGCTGGAGGCGGCACAGTCGATGGGAGCATCCACCTGGCAGGTCATCATGAAGGTGCTGCTTCCGGAAGCAAGACCCGGACTGTTCGCCGGGATTACGATTACTATCGTTACGCTGGTCTCGTATACTGCAATGTCTGGCATGGTTGGCGGAGGCGGGCTTGGCGATTTGGCCATCCGCTATGGTTACTACCGTTACCAGAATGAAGTGATGATCATCTCCGTGTTGTTTATGATCATTC from the Paenibacillus sp. J23TS9 genome contains:
- a CDS encoding methionine ABC transporter permease, translating into MWGLDFSSLDWNEIGVASLDTLKILVSSAIFTFLLGLPLGVVLYQSSRSSSGWVRTVYTVLSIIVNILRSVPFIILIVALIPITVSIVGVSYGVLGTIPPLVIGAAPFFARLVETSLREVDRGVLEAAQSMGASTWQVIMKVLLPEARPGLFAGITITIVTLVSYTAMSGMVGGGGLGDLAIRYGYYRYQNEVMIISVLFMIILVQLLQMAGDRLVKHFTRK